One Urechidicola croceus genomic window, ACAGCGTTTTCAATCATCTTTTTATCTGGATCGATAAAAATAGACGTACGGATATCATTACGTTTAAATTCTGAAATAACTTCTTGAAGAAAGGACTGGTTCTCTATTGTATCCCAACCAGCATTTGATGTTACTGCATCAATAGAATCTGGAACTAATGTAACTTGAGTCGGTTTTACATCAAGTACTAAATCCATAAATTTCTTAATTGGGTTTCCCTCAATATTGTATTCAGTTACTATGGTAGGAATTAAATCATAAGCATCTTGATAACGAATGTGTCTTTCATCTGGTCTAGGGTGAATGGTAATTCCCTCTGCTCCAAAATTTTGAATATCAATAGATGTTTGAACAACATTAGGTGTATTTCCTCCTCTAGAATTTCTTAATGTTGCTATTTTGTTAATATTTACGCTTAACTTTGTCATTTGAAAATTTTTACAAAAATACCGTAAAAAAGAAGAATCCTAAAGTTTTACTAATTTTTTTGGTAAGGGATTGAATTTGGATTAATTTTTGATTTATTTGACTTATATTCGTACTGATGAAAATAGCTGATTACATATCAAAAGACGTAAAAGCCTTAACATTGAATAGTAAAATTGGTAAAGCCAAGCAACTATTTGATACACTTACATTTTCACATTTACCAATCGTAGAAAATAAAAAATTGATTGGTTTAATAATGGAAAGTGATGTAAGAACTGTGTATGATGACAACTTACGATTAATAGATTATAAAGATTTATTAAACGAATTTCATGCAAAAGTAAATGATAACTGGATGGATATTTTAAAGAAATTTTCTTCAAACGAAACTAATATACTTCCAGTATTAACAGACGACAACATCTATATAGGTTATTATGAATTAACAGATGTTTTACATTATTTTAATGATACTCCTCTTTTAAATCACGAAGGCTTTTTTATTGTATTAGAAAAAAACAGTACGGATTATTCATTTAGTCAAGTTGCTCAAATTGTAGAATCTAATGATGCTAAATTGATTGGAATTTTTGTTTCTGGTTTTAAAAATGATATGGTAAGAATCACTCTAAAAATTTCATCTGAAGAAATAAACGAAATTATACAATCCTTTAGACGATATGGATACAATCTTTTAACCAAACATAAAGAAGATTTATATTTAGAAGAACTTAAAGATCGCTCAAATTACCTTCAAAAATACCTAAATATTTAGTTAATGAAAATTGCAATCTACGGACATTACTTTAATGAAGACGCAAAACAATATGTTGAAGATTTATTAAATGCTTTAGACTCTAAAAATGCAAATATTTATATCGAAGAAAATTTTTGCAAACTCATAAAATCAAGTCTTAAAATAGAAACTGACTATAACACTTTCAGCAATCACAAAGAATTAAATAATTCGTTTGACTTTATGTTTACAATTGGTGGTGATGGAACAATTTTACGATCAATAACCTACATTAGAGATTCAAATATTCCAGTAATTGGTGTAAATATTGGTCGATTAGGGTTTTTAGCTACTGTTAAAAAAGAACAAATTTCTGAAGCAATTGAAGCTTTATTCAACAAAGATTTTAAAGTTGAAGAGCGTGTACTTTTAACTGTAAAAACCGAACCACAAATTGAAGAATTAAAAGATTTAAATTTCGCATTAAATGAAATTACGTTAAGTCGAAAAGATACTGCTTCAATGATTACAGTTGAAACTTATTTGGATGAAGAATACTTAACTTCATATTGGGCCGATGGACTTATCACTTCTACCCCAACAGGATCGACAGGTTATTCATTAAGTTGTGGAGGACCAGTAATTACACCACAAGCCAAAAGTTTAGTCTTAACACCTGTTGCTCCACATAATTTAAATGCCAGACCATTGATAATTCCTGACAAAACAAAAATTAAGATGAAAGTTAGTGGGCGTGAAAATGAGTTTTTTATGTCACTAGATTCCAGAATAGCAACTATAAGTAATGAGACAGATATCTATATCGAAAAAGCTCCTTTTACAATAAAAATGATCGAACTACACAAACATTCATTTATCAAAACACTTCGCAAAAAATTACTATGGGGTGCAGATACCAGAAATTAATACAATTCTTAAACAGTTTTTCCACAATATTTTAAGATAATTACTGTTATCAAAAAAGTGCTATCAATCTTACTCTAACCGAATAGAAATAACTATATTTGCACGCTATTTTATTATGATAAAAAAGTTTTTATTTATTACATTCCTTTGGATAACAACCCTAGCCAATGCCCAAATAAACGAGGCAGGATTTTTTTTAGGCGGAAGTAATTATATTGGAGACATAGGTTCAACCAATTATATTAACCCGAATAATTTTGCCGCTGGAATAATATA contains:
- a CDS encoding CBS domain-containing protein, translated to MKIADYISKDVKALTLNSKIGKAKQLFDTLTFSHLPIVENKKLIGLIMESDVRTVYDDNLRLIDYKDLLNEFHAKVNDNWMDILKKFSSNETNILPVLTDDNIYIGYYELTDVLHYFNDTPLLNHEGFFIVLEKNSTDYSFSQVAQIVESNDAKLIGIFVSGFKNDMVRITLKISSEEINEIIQSFRRYGYNLLTKHKEDLYLEELKDRSNYLQKYLNI
- a CDS encoding pyridoxine 5'-phosphate synthase, with product MTKLSVNINKIATLRNSRGGNTPNVVQTSIDIQNFGAEGITIHPRPDERHIRYQDAYDLIPTIVTEYNIEGNPIKKFMDLVLDVKPTQVTLVPDSIDAVTSNAGWDTIENQSFLQEVISEFKRNDIRTSIFIDPDKKMIENAVKTGADRIELYTEDFAVQYAKGNKDAIKPYIESAQLAHDLGLGVNAGHDLSLDNIEFFGHNIPHLAEVSIGHALISESLYLGLENVINMYLHKLQK
- a CDS encoding NAD kinase, which encodes MKIAIYGHYFNEDAKQYVEDLLNALDSKNANIYIEENFCKLIKSSLKIETDYNTFSNHKELNNSFDFMFTIGGDGTILRSITYIRDSNIPVIGVNIGRLGFLATVKKEQISEAIEALFNKDFKVEERVLLTVKTEPQIEELKDLNFALNEITLSRKDTASMITVETYLDEEYLTSYWADGLITSTPTGSTGYSLSCGGPVITPQAKSLVLTPVAPHNLNARPLIIPDKTKIKMKVSGRENEFFMSLDSRIATISNETDIYIEKAPFTIKMIELHKHSFIKTLRKKLLWGADTRN